TTTCGATGTATGTGTCCGTAGCCGGGACGTAAGCCTCCGGCTGGTAGTAGTCGTAATAAGAAACGAAATACTCGACGCAGTTTTCGGGGAAGAATTCGCGGAACTCCGCGCAGAGCTGCGCGGCGAGCGTCTTGTTGTGGCTGATGACGAGGGTTGGACGTTGGACGCGCTCGATTACGTTCGCGATCGTGTACGTCTTGCCGGAACCGGTGACGCCCATCAGGGTTTGGTACCGGTCGCCGCGCAGGACGCCGCGCGTCAAGGCGTCGATCGCCTCGGGCTGGTCCCCTGTCGGCGAATACGGCGCGACGAGCTTGAATTTGTCGGGGCGGCGCTCGGGCATGGAACGCGGATTATACCACGAAACGAATGTGGAGGACTGGGCGAATTCACCTGACGCCGGCGAATCGCCTAACCGTAATTTCGGTATTTTCGCCAGCCGAGGCGGCGATGGAATCATATATTGATTGTGATGTCGCCTCGTCCAGATAGGCCTCGCCGCAATTGTCGCAGACTTCGGCGGGAACTCCCCTGAAAATGAAGATTCCGCCGTTTTTTTCCAGCTTGACCGTGGTCTCGCCCAACTTGGTTTCACCGGTTTTGCAGATTACGCACTTCATTTTAATTTCGCCTCCTGAATCCGTCTTTCCAAAGCAAAGGATCGGGTTCGTAGGCAGTGACTATTATAACCGAATTGCATGGAGTATTGTCGGCTACAACCATGTGCAGCGGGCGCATTCCGGCAAACCCTAGCAGCAACTTGCTTGGAAGAGGAAAATCATCCGGATAGCTTTCAATTACTTCGGATCTCGACAGGGCTTCCGAAACCTCCGCAGGGCTGATTTCACGCTCGATGAGCTTTTCAAGTGCATGAAAGCTAAACTTAATGGTTGGCTTCACCCGCCAAATTGTAATACGCAATCGCTTGAAAAGCAAAAGAGGTGGAAATCGGAATAGCACGGTGTTAAGTAATTACTTGACAAACGCGGGTTTGGCGGGTATACTTAATTCGCGTGCCGGACGCGGACGATTCAGTGGATATTGAGCTTTGGGTGGAAGGCAGCCGCCGCCGGCTCTTGGTTTTTGGCGGAGTATCATAGCTTGAAAACTGGCTTTCGCCTCATTCAAAGGTCCCCGCTGAACGGCTGTACGACGCACTTTCTCG
This sequence is a window from bacterium. Protein-coding genes within it:
- a CDS encoding DUF4258 domain-containing protein; this translates as MKPTIKFSFHALEKLIEREISPAEVSEALSRSEVIESYPDDFPLPSKLLLGFAGMRPLHMVVADNTPCNSVIIVTAYEPDPLLWKDGFRRRN
- a CDS encoding type II toxin-antitoxin system MqsA family antitoxin, coding for MKCVICKTGETKLGETTVKLEKNGGIFIFRGVPAEVCDNCGEAYLDEATSQSIYDSIAASAGENTEITVRRFAGVR